In Brachypodium distachyon strain Bd21 chromosome 5, Brachypodium_distachyon_v3.0, whole genome shotgun sequence, the genomic window GTGCTCGTGGAACGCGTAGCCGCCGCTGCCCACGGCCGCCACCGCGGCGACTTCCTCCTCGATCTTGTGCCTGTGCGCGTTCTCCGGGTCCTTCTTCGCCTGGTGCTTCTCGTACTGCACACGCACGCGCGCACGCACAGCCGTGTAAACGTAAAGCATCAATGGCAGACATGCGATGGAAATTAACCTTGCGTATTATAAGTAGTTAAGTACCATGGcgaaggcgccggcggcgagggtgccCATCTCGCCGAGATGCTCCTTACGCTTgtgctccttctcctccttcctgtACTTGTCGgactcgtcgtcgtcgccgccgggggTGGACTTCTTGTAACCGCCGCCGCTGtactcgtcgtcgtcgccggtaGACTTCTTGTACTCCTCGTCGCCACCGGACTTCTTGTACCCGCCGCCACTGTActcgtcgtcgccgctggACTTCTTGtatccgccggcgccgctccgGTCGTAGTCGTCGGTGGCGGACTTGTTGCGGCCGTAGTCCTCGTGGGTGGACTTTTTGTAGCCACCATCGtagtcgtcggcgccggcgcctgaCTTCTTGtacccggcgccgccgctgtactcgtcgtctccggcagACTTGTTgtacccgccggcgccgctgccgtcgtAATCGTCGGTGCCGGACTTCTTGTACCCGGTCTCGTAGTCGTCGGTGCCGGACCTGCCGTAGGCGCCGCTGCGGCCGTACTCGTCAGCCATCTCAAGTTCGTTCGTTCGATCGGGTCTGAGACTTTGAGAGAGAAAACAGTACACttgtcacaactcacaagtgTAAAGCGCGCTGGTTTGTTTGTCCTATGAGCACAGCAACGTGGAGTATTTATAGCAGAGAGCTCCAGTTTGGCAGGCCAGATCGATCGTGGCTAATTTGCCGCGTACGTATTGCTGTAATGCATGCGAAATCAAATAAATCATACTCTACAGCTCTACTTGGAAGTTGGAAAAGTGGATTTATGTTCGCAGAGATGAAACTGTGTTTGCACATCGACATCAACTTGTTGGACCACAATTAATGTGGACGGGGTTTATTCCTTGAGTTTCTTGGATCTCAGACTATGTTAGTTTACAATACTCCTAAATAAATATGGACCGTCCATTTATCTTAATCTAATGATCAATTTTACGTGAGACTACAACACAAGTCTCAAGGAGTACCAACCCTAAAACCTAGGAAGTACCTTCACATTAAGGGTAAAATTGTAACAACACATCAACAAATTACATTGTCCACAGGTGATTTAGGAATCCAATCTGATGGGTACCTGTTAATCAAAATGAAATCAGAATGCTCACGCGCGCTCCTGGGTCTAATCTAATGTGTGTGTTAATCAACATTAAGAACCATAACAGGATCGCGTATTCGggcacggcggccggcggcgtggaTCGCGTATTCGGGTaccgcggccggcggcgtggaTCGTGGATTCGggcacggcggccggcggcatgGATCGATTGTGCTCGTCGGCTATCGGCACGGCTGCCTGCGGCGACCTAGGGGCACAGCCGCGTCGGAGAGGTTGACGATGACCACGACCGTTTGTGCTGAACAGTGCACTGTCGATCATCAATGATCCTATTCCTTGAATCAGTATTTCATTGTAGTGTAATGAATCTTGCTAACTGACGTACTCCTGTTTGTGAATATGGATCGGGAGGTTAGTGAGCGCCTGAGCAGTAGGGGGGAGAGTTAGCCGGAGGGAGGGGAATCAAGTTTGCCGGTGAAGTGCATGCGTGCAATGGCAGGCACGCAAGGGTAAGAGGGGCGGACATGGCCACATGGGGATTCCTGAGTACACCGTGATCGATTTGGGAAGATAGATGGGAGACAATGCTAAGACAAAGTCTAAATTAACCCTGTGAACGGACGGTTAGATTTGCCAGGTACTCCTCACGGTTCCTATGGAGTACCGGGCCCGGTACTGTAAAATTTTCCCAGACTAATGGTTAGGGACTGTTGGATATGGCCCAAGTTTGTTCtaccaaatatttggctttCTAAAACACTGGCcaactttttttgtttgagttGGCTTGTGGAAGTTTGACATCCATCCAAATAAGGACCAAACTTTAGCGTTGGAGGCCCATACAAGGAGACTCAGTATGCCTGAAACAATTGTCAGTTTTTTTCATATTGACAAAATACCCCCGGGTCCACAGGTTGAAGTAACCAAGTTGAAGTGCTTAACTATTCATTTAATTCTCTCATAGATCTGACAGCTATGGCGTCCAGCTGTTGTTTAACCATTCCTTTAATTTTCTCCACTCCAATGCCGAGACATACGAAGAATGAAATGGAAAACTAAAGAGTGGAACAATTTATCAACACGCTGAGGCATAACATTATGAATTTTGTGATGTTAAGTAAAATCAAGGAAGTGTTGctaaaattttcaatttttaatGCCAAAATCATTATTActcatttcaaaattttacagAAACTTACTCTGAAACAGTGTGTTACTGACATCTAAAAATTCTAAAATATATAAGTTCTCTAAAATGAGTACTTTGTTGTAAAGAAAATCAACATAGTATCTATGGAAAAAATTGTCTTTTCATCTCttacttaacggtcaactagcggtcaactaacggtagtCGCATATTTGCACcccatgcaaaatttgagtgacAAATTTGGAACAAGAAAATTCTGAGTGGCATTTGGGCAAAATTTGAATGGTAAATATGAAATTCTCTCTTAAAATTCGTGTTACTCCGTCTAAGGAGTAGTTCATAAAATAATATTAAAATGCAGCATAATTATCTCTaaaagttactccctctgatactaaattcttatctcaaaattatctaaatatggatgtatctattcttaaaagacgcctagatacatgtaatatttcgaaaacaatttagaatcggtgGGAGTAACTAGTTTATAATAAAATCACGCAGGTGATACTGTCTCTTTGATTTGGCCGTTGTGTCATCATCAGACATAAAGAAGTTAGTTATCACTTCCATACATCGATCGCTGCCCGCATACGTGCTCGATCCGTAGGCCGGTGTGTTCAATGCGACTTATCATGGCCGGCGTCGGTACGCAATTAAGATCCAGCCTCCAGAGCATGAATGCGCCCGCGTACACCACGCAGTCGCTCGCATCGCATCGCggtccaaagtccaaactaACAACATATGGACTGAACCCATACCGGCCGGCATACCGCTGGATGGCCGGATGGAGCCTCGAGCTCAGTTCTCAACGGGAAAGGAAGGCCGGGACGGGATCGCTGTTCGCGGCGTCTCTCCGGAACAAAATTCTTCACAGTACTCTCCAGTGCGCCGCGCACGTACAGGATTACATAAGGCCACTCACAGGTTCCAGTGTTCCATTCCCACCAGAAAATAAAGATCTGGATTCTGGACTCAATCTCCTCTTCTTTTGTCCTTTCCCAGAGTTTAGCGTCGGCGAGCAAGTGGTGCGCGCGACTTGCAAATTAAAGGCAAAATCTTGCATCTCGCAACTTGCATGCAGAGCATAAAGCTCAAAGAGATTCAAGCAGATAAAGCCTGCCGCCTGCCGGTTCGCTCAAAGTAAACCGGCCGGGGGCACATAATCGAACCATCGAAGTGGACGcgccgggccgggccagcGGGATCAACATCGGCATGTGTGATGTGTCGATCTCGAGTTGGTTGGCTCAAGGGCGGGCTGGGGAAGCAAGTGTCGGCAGGGTGCGTCTCAagggcgcgcgcggccggcCTGTGCAAGCTAGGCGCGGATATCCCGCGTTGATACCCCGACGACGGCGATCGATCGGTCGTCGGTAcacgcccgtgcccgcgcgcgGCTGGCTGGTCGCGTCGCGCCAGTGGATATAATGTGGTTGCACGTCCACTTTGGCCTGCCGGCCCTGGGCGTTCAGGTCGCCGTCGGCAACCAGCAGTCCGGAACCGACAGCCGCGACGGCGACATGGATATGGGGCTGGATGAGGCCAGTGACGCGTCGCGTGCGCGTTCGTTGATGGGAAGACGTACGTACGACCGCTAGCTAGTTGCGTCCACGTGTaaacgtacgtacgtgggTGGTGGCCGGTAGTATAGGGGTATATGGTACGAGTGGAATACGATCGATCAGTGTGCTTATGCAACGTGTATGCTCTCGTCTCGATCTAGCGAGACCATTCGTTATTCGTAAGTGTGGTTAGGCGTTCGTGtaaggcaggcaggcagcttGCCATTTCTTTCTGTCTATGATCGACTTCATTGGTTGCGTTTAAGAAGAGTTAACACGGAACACATGGATTCATGATTCCGCCTACATACATACGCGCAGGCATTGCTAGCATGTGCGATGATCCTTTAATCCGTCAGGATAGCTAGTTCACTTTGCGCGCGAACGGTTCAAGAGGTTCGCAAGGTCCACTTTCCACAAGGATTAAGAAACTGCAACCAACCCAGTTCTAACAGAAAGAATATGACTGGGGGAGTGGCGCTGCACAGCATTACAAAGgattatacggagtactccctccgtcccatactgagttactcaaatttgtccaaacatgaatgtatctatgcctaaaagatgtctagatacatgtaatagaaattcacttaatatgagacggaaggagtactatgTTTTATGTTTTATTCAATGTATCACAAAGTAGCATTACTTCTATTACATATTTGTACATGGAAAAGGCATAGTAGTGCTGTGGCAAGCAAGACTGCTACATACAGACCGGTACGTGCTACATATAGGTAAATCCATCCTGTGGATAGGAGTAAGAAAACACATATGCTAAATCCTTTACCAAGGACCAGTAACAACAACCACACATAAATGATAGCATCAAGGACACACTTATTCACTTTCTTGACAATCTTCTCTAGTAATCGTCAGAGCCGGTCTTGCCAGTCCCGGCAGTATACTCATCGGTGCTGGACTTGTTGTAGCCACCACTGTACTCATCAGCGCCTGGCTTGTTGTAGCCACTGCCGCCATAGTCATCAGTGGTGGACTTGTTGTACCCACTGCCACTGTAGTCATCAGTGTTGGAGGTGTTCTTGCCGCTGCCATAGTCTTCGATGCTTGATTTGTCGTAGGCAGACTCCTCGGTGGTCGATTTGGCGTAGGAGTCCTCCTCAGTGCTTGATTTCTTGTAGCCGCTTCCGCCATAGCCATCCTCGGTGCTGGAGTTCTTGTATCCACTGTCATAGCCACCAGCGCTGGGTTTGttgtagccgccgccgctgtaaTCATCGGTGCTAGATTTGTTGTGACCGCCACTGAAATCGTCTGTGCTGGACTTGTTGTAGTCACCACTGGCACTGTAATCATCGGTACTAGTTTTGTTGTAGCCGTCACTGGCACCGTAGTCATCGGTGCTAGATTTTTTCAGGCCACCACTGGCACCATCCATGCCCGACTTGTTGTAGCCACCACTGCCACCATAGTCGTTGGTGTTGGAGTTCTTATACTCGCCATCATTGTTGTCATTGCTGGATTTGTTGAACCCACCAGTACCACGGCCATAGtcttcctcgctagtcttGCTGTACCCGCCTTCATCATCATTTGCACCAGACCTTCCATAGCTGCTGCGATCATACTCGTCTGCCATTTCAAAATGAAAAGCAATGAATCACACAGAACACAAGTAGATGATACTTGGTTGCACTATGGTACCAAGAAGCATACGGTAGGAGGTATTTATAGCAGGTAAACCTAGCAACATCTAGGGCTCTAGGCAGTTTAAATAAATTATTGGATCAGAACGAGGCTCCATAAACCCAGAATATGGGTGGCTAATATCATGCACACTTAATGACTGAAAGCACTTCATTTGTTCTCTGGTGGAGATTTTTTGCAATCTTTGGAGCCAAGGGACAGTTGGAATTGGACCAACGTGTGaccacacaaaaaagaaaaggtaatcCACAAAATAGTATGTTCTTCAACCCTGCAAGATCTCCAATGCACCGCATATTATTTTAGCTAACGAATGTAAACATACATGGAAAAAAATCACTTCCCTTATCAACCAGATGAATACTAGGGCAAGTTGTTTACATATAATTTTTCTTAGAAACACTACTGCAGGTTTATGCAGTACAGCTGTTTAACTGTGAAAGCTTAAACGGTTCTGAAAGGGAAAGCAAACTATACACAACTCATATTGCAACAGAAAGCACAAGCATGCTGTGAGAAGAAAACaccacgaaaaaaaaaacattgctAACACTTTTGCAGCATGGTGCAGCACTACATCCATACGAAGTTTCAAATGAAATCAAGATGTAGGTACAGACTATTATTAGCTCAGCATCGAAATATGCACCTACAGATCAATTATCTGCAGTATAAAAAGAATTCAGTATACACACAGCACACAGTGAACACCATGCAAGTTGGAATATCTTTTAAACAGAAATTTGTTAACACTCCAGACAGAGAGAAGATATTTTATCAGCAGCAACCGCTTTAAGTAGATAGGTGACTGATGGGAATAGACATGCCGCCCCATTAATGCGGACAGTTTAATTCCCCACTAGTTAGATCGGTGGAAGCAATTGCGCACGCAAAGGAAGATGCCAAAGTATATTCTGACAATTATTTGTCACCAGAAATCCATGTTATTAATCTGATAATTATGAGAATGGCAGTCACTCAACTTGTTATGGCAGTGTAATGTGTTTCTCAGTAATCAAATTTGTTTCGTTTGTCGTTGCAGTCGAATTAATCTAAATTTCTGATAACCATGAGAtatgtgtataaaaggagttCTAGAGTGTAGCTACAAGTTACCTTGACTTGCTACAAAGAAGTTAGTTAGCATGAGAGTGAGCAAGCATAAACATAAAGCAGCAGTTGCATGAAACTGTGCTTGCTATCATCTGAAGGATCCACTGTACATTTGCTTACATATATCTCTAGTGTGCTTATGAAAAGGGACATCCCTGCGTGAAAGATTAGATTAGGGTAAAATGTAACTAATTAAAAATACAGGAAGGACAAAACCGTTCATCATTCTAAGATTGACAGTGCGGGAAACAAGaattaggaaaaaaaacatattcaGCTGACTAGACAAGCAATCCACAAATTCTGTCCACGTGGAAGGATGCATGTGTTACAAGTCACCAGCAATTCCAGTAACTTCACTGAGTAAACTCGTTTCTTATGACTGTATTGAGTGAGATGTCTCTGGTTTAAACATAGCAATTAACTGTCACCATATCACTCGTCCGGAatacttttttgtttctcactAAAAAACTGAGACAAGTACCTGGAGCATTTCCCATTTAACAGTTATGCGCCCCCAAAAAACTAAGATATTTATATTCTTGATCGAAGAGGCAAAAATATCATTTCCAGTTCATTGAACCAAGACATACTTGTGACCCAAAATAAGGAAAATTGTTTCTCACTGAAGTATTGTAGAAAACATATCTTGAATTATTGCTAAATGACATGATTCTACACTGCCCTGCCGACAACATGCAACTTGTGTAATCTATGAATTGGGAGTAGTATCCCCACAACACCAATAACTGACCTCCGActaaaaacataaaaatataatAGCTTGCTTGCACCTTTGCTTGAAGTGGAGATCTTCGTGGCCCAGTTTGATGATGATTTTTCCATGGGCAAGTACAAGAAGCATTTGTATCCTAACCAGGAAGCATGTGCATACGTTTGCATAATGCGATAAATTACCAATATAATGGTCCAGGGATCAACTAATACTGAATGTTAGCACGAATATCTTCAGACACTGAGTGCTGGAACACACTTGGAGATAACTCTGCTACACGATTATACAGAAGTAGGCATCTTAAATGGAATCAGAACCGCAGAAGCATGTCAGGGACTTCCGTTTTAAATCTCACTGTTATTAGCTTTGTTCATCAGAATAAACAGACTTGACAAATTGTGCCCGTAAGAAAATATGAGTTTAATCCTTCAACCATTTAGAAGTAAGCTTCACAGCCTTCAATAATGACAACAGGGTATACACAAAAGCCACCACAGAAAAATTCATTGTCCAAGATTAATACTTTCAAGCAGATCTTTAGCATGAATTGTCACATAATGCTGTGGACCATAGCATATACTTGCAAGATATTTGCAAAAGTTGATGCAGCAAATAGCTAAGCTGAGAACACAACCCTTCTGTTCTTCGATGGAAATCGGTAACCCATCTGCATAAGAAAGGTTGGCAGAATCTTCTTCAGAAAGATGGAGAGACTGAAATATTGTTGTCCCAAGCCAACTGAAGTCTATAGGGTTCTTTATCTTTTCCAGAATGAGTGAGCTTTGAGCTAGAAATGGCCAGCACTGCAATGATAATGATAACATGCGCCTGCCAAAATCATCACAAGTTGATCTGAATTGGTGGTGCTGGATGGAATCATATTGTGCTGAACTTACTGAACATGAAGCAAAGCTGAACTTGGCTTCAGATACATTCTTCCCTGCCCCTCCCTGTATACATTGAACAAGATCTAACATGGACTGTCCAGTACTTAACAAAAAATGCGACAGTGGGGTCATAAAACAGCATTCAGATAAGAAGAGATGGTGTGTAGCTCCTGCAAGAACAAATGAATAAGCTGCTGCAGCTTTGGTCATTTCGAAAGAAACATTACTGTTTTCTCCGTTAAAACCATCAGTGTTTGATTTTAGGGCGCGGAAACGGTAAGCAGAGGCAAGGGCCATGTAAGCTCTAAGACTTATATGGTGAAGAGGATGTAGCATATGTCTTCTCCGTGAAAGTTCCACTTTCTGCAACTCACCCATCCAGTTTTTGGAAAGCATGCTTTCAATTATATCACAGCAAGCTTTAGGGTCATCACCTAATGAGTATTGAGAGATTGCCTGTTGTAAGATATCATCCAAATTCTCGATTGCTGGAGACATAACAGCATCCTCCAGTGAATTCAATTTCCTAAAGTCACACTGATCAGGTAGCATGTCAGCCTTGCAGAAAATTTAAGAGCTTATTTCTCTTCGCAAAGGAAAATTTACAAGTTTAAGAGTAAAAGTGTTAACAACTCCAACATATCCAAGTAGCTAACTAGGGTTGCTAGATTCATGTATAACTGACTCGAAATAAACCACTCATATTACTTACTACTAGTACCTTACTGGTgaatatacattttttttgtaagttATGTTGGGGTGAAAGGTATCTAAGAGAAGTTCAAAGACGTAAATTGACTAGAATGTATAACACCAAGAGTTGAAACAGTAACAACACAGTATACAAACCACACCACTTAAATTCAAAATATTCCAAACTATGAATGGACACAAAAAAGTATATGGTGAAGTAGATAATAATGTTTTCACCAAAAATAGTAGCTAATCATTGAAACTTGCCTAGAAGTTTTTGGAACATTGTAGGGTACTAGCAAGTGCCTAATGTCAAAGATACCAAAATACCTAGCTCCATAGGGTGCATATGCACCCTATATTTATAAATATCGTCTCTACTACAAAAGGTCATACgatctttgaaaaaaaatcttgcgTGGAAATCATTCAATAACAATTATCCTGTATCATTGCCAAATTTGATGCAAAAATATGATCTTCTGCATTCTAcactaaaaaaagaaaagaaattatcaAAGTTTCGGTAACCAATACTTACTACTAGTACCTTACTGGTGAATAAACATAGTACTAAATCACTACATGAGGCACATGGTAATTTGCAGAAAAATGATAACATTTTCTACGGAGTTGCCTCTTACATTCAGAATAAGATCCACATATGGTTCAGGTGATGCAGTACAGCGCTTGCAAAAACAAATGAATTTGTACTTTGACCAAAGATCTGAATGCCTTGCTTCCTGAAAAGGGAAGTTGGGACTTGTGAGTTATGAGTGTGACAAGTGACAACAGCAGCGAAATAGAAGTAACTACTACATTATTTCATGTGCAACCAGTTAGGAAGTCCAGaaattccttcttttcttcaaagATAACTACCTCTTTCTGAATACATGACATTCTAGCATTAACTTTTGTGTTCGTAAATTTCACTCTACCATTTTTGTGATAGTTTTACAccaatttttttcccttgcaTACCCTCCCTTTGGCTATTTCCAATGCCATTTATTAGTAGGCGTGGTGCAGTCTTTTCCATATGCAACTTGATTGAAACATAAACTCATAAAGCGTCATGCATTTGAGAACGTAGTTTAATATCGTAAAATAGGTAAACCTACAATGCGGAACACCCTGACAACATTAGTTGTTCACAATACCTTGACCAAGACAATAAGTGTGCATCAACTAAGACCAAAGATATACCTGCACCGATGAATCTAAACAGaaacatataatctacatgGATTGCCTTATAATCTGAAAATCCATCCTAAAGTAGGTGCGCATTTAGATATATCTTTTGCATAAGGTGGAACTAACCAGTGATCAGAACATCTATCAATAAAAACAGTCTGTACAGTTGTCAGCAGTAGTTTCATTTGAAAGAAAGGTGGCCCTTTTTGTTCTAAAAGAAATAGTCATACTAAGTCAATAAAGAGTTCTATTAATTACAGTTGCCTAAAATTAAGGGCAAAATTGATGATGTAAACACTAGTACTAAGTGGACCAGTGATAAAGTGGCACATGTTATATTTCATGAAACAATTAAACACTTGTCTGATTCCTCAAAACTGTATTGTAAAACTCATGCAAAGTAGGAGAAAATGAGTACCCTGGTCTGGAGAAGATCAATGTATGCTATGCAAACTTCATCACCCTTATTGATTGGCCTCGTGCAACGGACAACAACTCTTGGACCATATTTCCCAACTGCTAAAGAGTAAAGAGAGTCAGGATAAAAGTTCAATATTTTGCCTCTCAAGTGCAGCATGATTACATTAATGAACATGAAAGAAATACCATGAGTAAAACCATCTTCAAACTGCCAAGCACGCCACTGCAACCAATACAAAGCCCAATAACTTACTATACATTGAGAAATATGTGGCATGCAATGTAATCAATTATCTTCTCTTAAACCAATACAAAACCATCTTAGAATAGTGACAGAAAAAGTTTAGAAGATATCCCGTCCTTCCTGAAATATAAGTTTTTAAGTTTTgacaagtttatagaaaaaatatatcaacatctacaatACCACATTAATATCAATAGATACATCATAAAATATGTCTCCATAGTGTATTTAGTTGGTATCGTACATGTTGATATCTTGTTGTagtataaacttggtcaaacttaagAAAACTTAACTTATATCACTTATAttttgggaaggagggagtattaaataaaaatatgatTTGATTTCCTTTACCGCGTCTGATGCAATTCCTTTGCTTGCAGGGACTGCACGGTATGGTGGTTTGTCTGAAACAGAATCTTCCTTCCATGGAGCCAATATAAAATTATAAGAAGCATTTGGAAAGCAACTATGATTGAACCATGAGAAATTAGGCCCATAAACTGCGATGCCCAAGTCTCGTCCTTCACAAATCTGCACCTCAACACTGTTGATCATCACTGCCCATAATGCCACCATCTCTACTGTCAGACCATTCAAGAAAACAACAGCATTTTGCGTCCTCATTTTTCTGGCCGACGACATCAGCATGCTTCCCTCTAGTATCCTCTCAGAAACCTCACCACCTTCCTCCAGGACTTCCCGAATACCACTTACTGAAAGCCCACCAATTCTACTGGACTGGTTTATTGAATCTGAAGAAACAAGACCATGCATCTCAAGCAAATAAAGAAGGCGTAAAGCAGCACGGAAATCACTTGTTCCTTCAGTGGTGCAGGAAGTAGAGGCTTTTTCAAGGTGGTTTGCAAAGAAACAACATTCGCCAGAAGACATATGCACTTGACAATCCGAGCTTAAGCAGTCTGAGCAGCAGTATCGAACAGAGCAGCACACCATGCAAGACACGACACATGTACGTTGTGATGGCAAGTCCCTGAAACAGGAGGAGCAGTGGGAGTGGAGGAATTCATCATGCAGGGCCATGGCATAAGGCGCGATAGCTCGAGTCAGGTTCTCCGATATGTCTAGAGATTCACCTGCTCTCATCTCCATTGCCATGAGTCCTATTGCAAAGTTCTGTTTTGCATAGAACAAAATCAGGAGTTCAGGACTTGACTAGATTATCCAATGCTCAGCAAAATTGGACTAAGAAAtggtttggcacccatcatttgggcatagaattgtagaattcattttgaattccaaaaaacaacttatttggttggcacggaattaaccacaggaattcaatctcaaattccatggaatcacactataactagcctcaattcctctctaaaagccatcatttctctagaattgtctctcactcttcaattccatgtggtagacaaacatgatttttcaacccggaattcaaattcaaccaaatgaaattctatcaaaaattggatttcatttcattttgatcaaatgaaatgaattctcggttgccaaacgagctgtaagaTTTCCCCACAACATAATAATCCATCAGCTCTCCGTCCATTTATATTAGTACATAGTATATGGCAGACCTCGCTATTCTGTGTACATGATCGGTTGCTCTTACTGTCTTACAACTACACCAAAAAATTATACCGATTTTCTTCGTCCAGTGCCTCTGCCCAACCAGTTAATTTTGGggcaacaaaaaagaagagtaGAAACACTCGAGATCCCTATGAATTAGAAAGAGGAAACTCTACCGGCTGGCGGAATCCAAGGCTACTTTATGCCCCCAGTCACCAAACCCTCGCTACAAAAAGGAAGTGCTTGAGAAGGTGAGCTTTACTCAACTTGACACCGAGATGAAAGCCGAATAACAAAGCCGCAGGCCTTCGCTG contains:
- the LOC100823220 gene encoding protein SET DOMAIN GROUP 41 isoform X5 — translated: MAMEMRAGESLDISENLTRAIAPYAMALHDEFLHSHCSSCFRDLPSQRTCVVSCMVCCSVRYCCSDCLSSDCQVHMSSGECCFFANHLEKASTSCTTEGTSDFRAALRLLYLLEMHGLVSSDSINQSSRIGGLSVSGIREVLEEGGEVSERILEGSMLMSSARKMRTQNAVVFLNGLTVEMVALWAVMINSVEVQICEGRDLGIAVYGPNFSWFNHSCFPNASYNFILAPWKEDSVSDKPPYRAVPASKGIASDAWRAWQFEDGFTHAVGKYGPRVVVRCTRPINKGDEVCIAYIDLLQTREARHSDLWSKYKFICFCKRCTASPEPYVDLILNCDFRKLNSLEDAVMSPAIENLDDILQQAISQYSLGDDPKACCDIIESMLSKNWMGATHHLFLSECCFMTPLSHFLLSTGQSMLDLVQCIQGGAGKNVSEAKFSFASCSVSSAQYDSIQHHQFRSTCDDFGRRMLSLSLQCWPFLAQSSLILEKIKNPIDFSWLGTTIFQSLHLSEEDSANLSYADGLPISIEEQKGCVLSLAICCINFCKYLASICYGPQHYVTIHAKDLLESINLGQ
- the LOC100823220 gene encoding protein SET DOMAIN GROUP 41 isoform X11, giving the protein MEGRFCFRQTTIPCSPCKQRNCIRRVGKYGPRVVVRCTRPINKGDEVCIAYIDLLQTREARHSDLWSKYKFICFCKRCTASPEPYVDLILNCDFRKLNSLEDAVMSPAIENLDDILQQAISQYSLGDDPKACCDIIESMLSKNWMGELQKVELSRRRHMLHPLHHISLRAYMALASAYRFRALKSNTDGFNGENSNVSFEMTKAAAAYSFVLAGATHHLFLSECCFMTPLSHFLLSTGQSMLDLVQCIQGGAGKNVSEAKFSFASCSVSSAQYDSIQHHQFRSTCDDFGRRMLSLSLQCWPFLAQSSLILEKIKNPIDFSWLGTTIFQSLHLSEEDSANLSYADGLPISIEEQKGCVLSLAICCINFCKYLASICYGPQHYVTIHAKDLLESINLGQ
- the LOC100823220 gene encoding protein SET DOMAIN GROUP 41 isoform X2; this encodes MAMEMRAGESLDISENLTRAIAPYAMALHDEFLHSHCSSCFRDLPSQRTCVVSCMVCCSVRYCCSDCLSSDCQVHMSSGECCFFANHLEKASTSCTTEGTSDFRAALRLLYLLEMHGLVSSDSINQSSRIGGLSVSGIREVLEEGGEVSERILEGSMLMSSARKMRTQNAVVFLNGLTVEMVALWAVMINSVEVQICEGRDLGIAVYGPNFSWFNHSCFPNASYNFILAPWKEDSVSDKPPYRAVPASKGIASDAWRAWQFEDGFTHVGKYGPRVVVRCTRPINKGDEVCIAYIDLLQTREARHSDLWSKYKFICFCKRCTASPEPYVDLILNCDFRKLNSLEDAVMSPAIENLDDILQQAISQYSLGDDPKACCDIIESMLSKNWMGELQKVELSRRRHMLHPLHHISLRAYMALASAYRFRALKSNTDGFNGENSNVSFEMTKAAAAYSFVLAGATHHLFLSECCFMTPLSHFLLSTGQSMLDLVQCIQGGAGKNVSEAKFSFASCSVSSAQYDSIQHHQFRSTCDDFGRRMLSLSLQCWPFLAQSSLILEKIKNPIDFSWLGTTIFQSLHLSEEDSANLSYADGLPISIEEQKGCVLSLAICCINFCKYLASICYGPQHYVTIHAKDLLESINLGQ
- the LOC100823220 gene encoding protein SET DOMAIN GROUP 41 isoform X8, whose product is MPHISQCIVSYWALYWLQWRAWQFEDGFTHAVGKYGPRVVVRCTRPINKGDEVCIAYIDLLQTREARHSDLWSKYKFICFCKRCTASPEPYVDLILNCDFRKLNSLEDAVMSPAIENLDDILQQAISQYSLGDDPKACCDIIESMLSKNWMGELQKVELSRRRHMLHPLHHISLRAYMALASAYRFRALKSNTDGFNGENSNVSFEMTKAAAAYSFVLAGATHHLFLSECCFMTPLSHFLLSTGQSMLDLVQCIQGGAGKNVSEAKFSFASCSVSSAQYDSIQHHQFRSTCDDFGRRMLSLSLQCWPFLAQSSLILEKIKNPIDFSWLGTTIFQSLHLSEEDSANLSYADGLPISIEEQKGCVLSLAICCINFCKYLASICYGPQHYVTIHAKDLLESINLGQ
- the LOC100823220 gene encoding protein SET DOMAIN GROUP 41 isoform X9, whose product is MPHISQCIVSYWALYWLQWRAWQFEDGFTHVGKYGPRVVVRCTRPINKGDEVCIAYIDLLQTREARHSDLWSKYKFICFCKRCTASPEPYVDLILNCDFRKLNSLEDAVMSPAIENLDDILQQAISQYSLGDDPKACCDIIESMLSKNWMGELQKVELSRRRHMLHPLHHISLRAYMALASAYRFRALKSNTDGFNGENSNVSFEMTKAAAAYSFVLAGATHHLFLSECCFMTPLSHFLLSTGQSMLDLVQCIQGGAGKNVSEAKFSFASCSVSSAQYDSIQHHQFRSTCDDFGRRMLSLSLQCWPFLAQSSLILEKIKNPIDFSWLGTTIFQSLHLSEEDSANLSYADGLPISIEEQKGCVLSLAICCINFCKYLASICYGPQHYVTIHAKDLLESINLGQ